The Gemmatimonadaceae bacterium DNA segment CCATTTCGGGCCCTGTCACCGCGCGGTGGTACAGGTGGAACATCTCGTGCCCGACGAACGCGCGGAGCTCCCCGGGTCGCTGCGTCCGCGATGCGACTTCGACGCCGAAGAGCAGCAGCTCACGCCCGTCCACGACGCGGACGGCACCGTCGAAGGCGCCAGCCGAGAAGAAGAAGTAGACGGGAGCCGTACAGCGGAACCCAGGCAGCGCCGCAGCCAGGTCAGGCCCCAAGCGCGGCAGCTCGGCCGCGAGCTGCACGCTCATCGCGCGAAACGCGGTGTCGTCTTGTGCGAGGAATCGAAACCACGCGCGGACATCGTCATCGAGGCGGGCTGGATCCGCACCGACGCGCACCTGAGGTCCATAGAGCTGCTCCGACCGAGACACCACGTCCGCACGGAAGCGAGTGACGCGCGCGTCAAGGTCGACGTGGCGCGTCGAATCCCAGAACGCGAGAAACTCCGGCATCAGGTTGATCAGTTCACAGTCGACCGCCGGTCGCGGCGGTGCGCAGGACGCGGCGATTGTCACCGCTATCAGGATTCGACGCATTGCAAGGCCTCCGGAGGTGGGACACCGGCACTCTCCATCTGGTTGCGTGCGAACGGCCGAAAGCGAAACCTGCCGCGAGCCGCGGCGTAGACACACGGTATGACAATCGTCGGAACGATACACTTCGTGGCGGCGGTGGCCGCCATCGTCCTCGGCGCCATCGTCCTCAGGCAGGGGCCGAAAGGCGGTCCGCGACACCGCCGGATCGGCTGGACGTACCTGCTCGCGATGCTGACGGTCAATGCGACGGCCTTCACGCTCTACGGACTGTTCGGCGGCTTCGGTCCCTTCCACGTCGCGGCAGTCGTTAGCCTGGCCGGCATCGTCGCCGGGATGCTCGCCGCCCGGAGGGCGAGAAGGGCGCGCTTGGCGAATCAGAGGTTCCTACGGGCGCACCGCGTGGAGGTCCATTTCTGGTGGATGACCTTCTCCTACGTGGGGCTGGTCGCGGCGCTCGCCTCCGAGGCGATCACTCGGCTGCCGGCCACGCGGGCGATCGGTGGCGGCGCCGGCGCGATATTCGCGGCGGCGGTCGGTGGCGTGACCGCGCTGGTCTTCGCCGTCGGGAGTTACCTGATTGTCACGCGTCGTGCGCGTACGCTTGAGCCGTTTCGTGCGCACGGGGCGCCTTGATCCTACACGGCGTGACGAGTGTCGCGAAGCGCCACGTTCCCAGTGCCCGAGTATCTCCTCACCCCACGGCTCGTCCCACCCAACGCCCGGACTCGCCGTCGGTGGCTGGTGCGAGTCTCTCGCGCGAACACCTCCCCATAGGGTTCGACGTTACTCGCAATGCGTCTGCGCGCGGTTGATGCTGGCAGTGATGTCTTGTCGTGACCGGTCCAGGGCTACGCACGGTGCTCGTTGACCAACCTCGCAGGTGAGAAGGAGCGCACCCGTCTTCGGCAGTTGCACGAGCAGTGACTGATGTCCGGGCGCGCCTGCTACGTGTGCGGCGCACTCGGTACGTACGCCGAGCTCGCATCGAGATCATGGCCGATCCGCACGAGATTGCCAGAGGGATCCTTGAGCGTAAACTCGCGCATACCCCATATCTCATCCTCGGGCGGCGTGATGCGCGGTATGCCTGTGGATGGAAGGTTCAGCCGAGTGAACTCGCTGTGAAGCGCGTCCGCATCGGTGACGCGCCAGTAACAGGCGTCGCGATTCTCGTCGGGGTTAAGCGCACGGTGCTCTTCAAAGTGCACGACGAGGTTACCGCGAGAAACGATCTCGTATCCGGTCCCTCGGAACCACGGGGTGAAGCCAAGGGATTCGTAGAATGAACGGGTCGCTGCCAAGTCGAGAGACCGGAGGATGGGCTCTGGACGTTCGGTTCGCATAATCTGTCCCACGAGAGGTGTGGTAGGGCACACTACCTAAATGCGGTCTAACGCTCCGGTTCAGCGGCGGGCTGCGCAACGGACCGCCGCTGCAACCGGTTCGGTGTTGCACTTTCCGGTTGACTTCACACGGCCTCGGGCCCGTCCTGCGTGCCGCCGATGGGGAACAACAGTTCATTGCCATCGGGGTCGAGCACGCGGACCACGTCATCTCCCCAGCGGGCGATCGTGTACGGGACGGAGCGGGCTTCGAGCTCTTGCCTCAGTGCGGCGAGCCCTTCGGGCGTCAACTCGATGAAGAGCCGAGCTGGTGTGGTGCGGCCCGAGTCTTCACAGAGGATGATCTCGCAGTCACTCCGGTCGACTTGGCAGACCGTACCCGCGCCGTCGGCCTCGTGCCACTTCTTCGTGAAGCCGAGGAGCTCTCGGTAGAAATGGAGCGCGCGTACGAGGTCGGCGACGAAGAACACCGGTCGGGGATACCAGAAATGGTCGGTGTCGCGGTGCAAGGACAATCCTCCAGAATGCTATGTCCCACGATACGTGTCAGAGCCGCTCCGCGAAGCGTCAACTCGACGGTGGCGTGAGTCCCATCATCCGCAGGTAGGTCACGAGATTCCCGTAGTGCAGGCTCGCGTGGCCGATGTTCTGCAACAACGGCATCTGGCTCCCTCTTGCGTACGCGGCGATGCAAGCGTCGGTGGCCGATTGAAGTCGCCTCTGCAGCGTGGCCTTGTCGAGCGGTCCCTTCTCCGTCGCATCCGACCACTCTGTCTGCCTCCCTGCGGCGTTCGAACAGTACCAGATGTATCCGTCGGCGATGTGGGCCAGCAACTCGCCCACGGTTCGCACTCCCGCCGTCGGTCGGTACGTGTACTGCTCGGCGGAAACGAGCGTCGCGGCTTGCGAGATCCATCCACTCACCTCCTGGAATCCCCCGCGCAGCAGCATCGTCGTGGTATCGCGTGCAGACTGGGCGTGAAGTGCAGGTGCCGAGAGCGTAAGGACTGCGACGAGCACGAACCGTTGCATCAGGACTCCGATGTGAAGGGTCAGAGGTACCGCATCCACGGCGCGGGCCGAGTCGCCTTGCGGCGCGCGTACGCGGCGCAGAGCGGGTACAACACGGCAATGGCCACGGCCCAGACAGCGTAGAGCGTCACGAGGTCCCACCGGTGGTCCGGGAGCCACGTGTATGGTGCAGTCGCATACCATTCGTGACGAAATTCGCCGAACCGCATCCACATCGTCGCGATCGCGAGGAGGTGGATGACGAGTATGTGGGAGAGATAGTAGAACATCGGCACGCGGCCGATGGTCGTCAGCGCGCGCGCCACCCAGCCCTGAGCGCGTTCAGCCCACGGCAGCAATGCAATCGCGGGGCCGAGGGTCATCAACAGGAAAAGCTGCGACGCCGGGTACTTCTGCTGATTCAGCAGGCGCATCCAGAACGGCAGCGTGCCTCCCTCCTCTGCGCCCGTCGCAGCAAGCGCTCCGCCGAGCACGAGAAATGATATCGTCATCGCCACGCCGAGCCGCCGCAGGATCCGCTCTCGATCCGCCGTCTCGCGCTCCCAGAGTGCGCCGAGCGCGTATCCGGCGAGCATCACGCCGACCCACGGTACGAGGACGTAGAGGATCTGGATGCCGCTCCAAGGTTCGGTGCCGGCAGGGTAGATGAAATTCCACACGTATCCGAACCCGTGACGCGCCGCTGCGGGTACGATCTGCGGCACCAGCGCGAGGAGTTGCTGCAGCGCCACAATCGCGATGCCGATGATTCCGACACGCCGAGCGCGCATCCCAACGAACGGGGCGAGGAGCACCATACACCATCCCAGCATCCAGATCACGCCGGCGAGCACGAACCCCGTTCCGACCTCGAACGCCCAGAGGAAGCGGATGACGGTGAGCTCAAGCACGACCAGCAGCAGCCCTCGACTCACGAGGAACCGACGCAGCGCGCCGACATCCGCGAGCTGTCGCCCGTGAAACCAGGCCGAGGTGCCCGCGAAGAAGCAGAACATGGGCGCGACGAAGTGCGTGACCCAGCGCGTGAGGAACACGCCCGTCTCCGGCCCGCCGGCGGGGATGCCGGAGTAGACGCGCACGTGGTCGATCGCCATAAGGACGCAGACCACCCCGCGCAGCAGGTCAACCGATTGGACACGCGTCAAGGGAGGCGCCATGGCGAGAGATTGGGCCGGCTGGGCGCAGTGCGCCAGCCCTCTATACGCGGGCGGTACTGACTCTGACGTGAACGGCGCCTGCCTTCGGTTGCGTTGCGGTCCGGGTTCTTCGCCCGTACTGTCCTCTTATGTCGGCTCCGCGACTCAAGCCTTGGATGCTGGTCTCGGCCATCTGGCTTTGGCCGGCGATCTTCGGCGTCGTGAACCGTCTCGTCCAGGGCCGGCTTCAGGACTGGGGTCCGGCATCGGCGTCTGAGTTACTCTTTCAGTTCTGGGACTGGGTCGCATACGCACTCGTGACGCCCGCGATCTTCTGGGCCAGCACCCGATGGCCCGTGGTCGGCGAGCGACTGCGTCGTCACTTCGCGATCCATCTCGGACTCGCTCTGCTCTTCTGCGTCGTGTGGGCAGTGGTTGGAAAGCTGCTGCAGCTTGTCCTCGGCGCCATCTTTGAGCCCGACGCCCTGCTCAAGGCGATCTCTGATGCGGGTCCGGACCTGGGATTCGTCGTCGCGCGAAACGTTGTCAGTTGGATTGCGACGACGGTCCCGTTCGGTGTCGTGGTCTATACCACCGTGGCAGCGCTCGCGCACGCCATCAGCTATTTCGCCGAGGCACGGGACCGCGAGCTACAACTGGCCCGGCTCTCGGAGCAGCTGGCCACGGCACGCCTCAGCGCGCTGCAGGCGCAGGTCAATCCACACTTCCTCTTCAATACGCTCAACACGCTGGTTGTCCTCGTGCGGGACGGAGACCGCGCCGGCGCGGTGCGGATCATCGAGTTGATGAGCGAGGTGTTCCGTCGCATCCTCCGGCGCGACCCCAACGACGAGAGTGCGCTGGACGACGAACTCGAGCTCGTGCGCCAGTACCTTGCCATCGAGGCGGCGCGCTTTCCCGACCGACTTCGCGTAACGTTCGACATCGCACGCGGGCTGGAGACGGCTGCCGTGCCCTCGTTCGCGCTGCAGCACCTTGTGGAGAACGCCATCCGCCACGGCATCGCGCGGCGTGAGGACGCAGGACAGCTGTGGGTCACGGTTGCGCGCATTGCCGACCTGCTGGTGCTGACCGTCGTCGACGATGGAATCGGCATCACGGGCGGCGAGCCGCCGGCAGGGCACGGCATCGCGAATACGCGCGAACGTCTGCGGGCACTCTATGGACCGCAGGCATCGCTCACGGTCGAGCCGCGCGCCGAGGGCGGCACGGTCGCGTCGCTGCGGATCCCCCATCGCGAGCGCGTGCAAGGGGGGACTGATGCCGGTCGCTGAGTGGGGCGTGCTCATTGCCGACGACGAGCCGGCGGCGCGGCGCGGCGTGCGGCAGTTGCTGGACAAGCACCCGCGCTTCACGGTGGTGGCCGAGTGCCGCAACGGCTCGGAGGTATTGCGAAGCCTGGATGAAGCGCGACCTCACGTGGTGTTTCTTGATATCCAGATGCCGGGGGTGGACGGCTTTGAGGTCGTGCGGCGGCGCACGCCGGAGCGGATGCCCGCGGTGGTGTTCCTCACCGCGTATGACGAGTTCGCGCTCAAGGCGTTCGAAGCACAGGCGCTCGACTATCTCGTGAAGCCGGTGAATGAAGCGCGGTTCGCGGCGACGATGCATCGTCTCGCGCGTATGCTGCGAGGCCACGCCGCGCACGGCGGCGACAGCGGCATCGCCGTATCCACGGCGCGAGGCACGGCGGTCGTGCGACTATCCGAGATTGAAGTGATCGAGAGTGCCGACAACTATGCCCGGCTCTGGGTGGGTACGAGGAGTTACCTCGTCAGGGAGTCACTCGACTCGCTCGAGCGGCGCGTAGGCCCGCGCGGGTTCGTTCGCGCGCACCGGCAGGCGCTCGTCCGCACGAGCGCGATTCGCGAGTTCGTGCGGACGGGGCCAGGCGAGGGCGTGCTCATCCTCGCGACGGGGTCGCGCGTACCCGTGTCGCGCCGACGATTGGCGGCGGTGCGAGGGGTGCTGCGGAAGCAGGGCAGCGTGTAGGGCCCCACAGCCGCACGCCTGGGGGAGTGCGACAAGCGCCCCACGCTCGGACGTGGGTGAGGTGATCTCACCGATACGAATATGGCGCGCGTTCGATGGTGGCGGCAAAGTCCTTGTCGTGGCCGATCCACAGCTGTGCCCCCTGCGCCGTGAGCATCTCACGAACGCGTTCCATCGACGCGAGGGACTGCGCGAGGTCGATATTGAACGACGGCACGACCCCGTGATCCCACATATACTGGAAGTGCACGAGATCCCCGGACAAGAGGAGAGGGCCGGTCTCGCGAAGTGTGACGAGCAGAGACTGGTGTCCGGGTGTATGGCCTGGCGTTGAGATGATTGTGAGACTCCCGTCACCGAATACATCGTGGTCACCGGCCAGCCGCGCAGTGCGCTGAGCGACATCAATCGAGGCAGGCATCGCCGTCAAGGCGAAGTCGAACTCAGATCCTTGTATCAAGAGTGTGGACTGCGTGAAGGCACGCGCATTTCCAATATGGTCCCCGTGCGAATGCGAGAACGCCACATACGTGATGTCTTCGGGGCGGATTCCAAGACTCGCGAGCTGATCCCTGAGCGTTCGATCAAGGTACCAGACAATCACCCCACTCGGTGCCGTGATGCCCGCCGGGTACGTTGCGACCGAATCCGGCACGCCCGTCTCCCACAGCAACGTGCCGCGCTTATGTTGGAACAGGTAGCAGTAGTTGGCGAGTTCCAGTGGCCGGCCACCGTCATCCAGCGAGTTTCGCTTAACATATCCTCATACTGCCTTTGGGAACCCCGCCGCTTCCATCACACGCCTTGCTTGCAGCAAATGCCGTTTCTCGTGAACCGCCAGCATCGTAAGGCAATCTTCCAAGCGGTACGTTACCCATCCCAGCAAGGGCGATGTGACGATTGTTCCCTTCAGATCGATGCTGGAGGGGATCCTTCGCAGATGCTCGATCAGTTCACCCTGGTGGCGAGCAAATGTATCAAGGATTCTCGCGTCAATCGCGCTCGCTGAAGGTTCGGCCTTCGGGCTCGTTTTCGTCCTCTTCGGATACTCCGGACCCAACGTCTTGATCAAGAACTTCCCGAGAAATCCGCTGAGAGGTGAGTGTCGTTCCCAGAAGGTGGGTCCCGGGGTGTCAGTACTCATTGACTCGAGCAATGGAAAGTAGAATCGGTTGATCGTGATGAGATGATCGAGACACTGGGCGATGCTCCAGCTTTCCGCCGAAGGTTTCCAGTTGAGTTGCTCAGCCGACAGGGGGCCGAAAGCCACGCGGGCGGCGTGCGTAACCTCCGTCAACTCGTGACAAACTTCCTGGATGTGATTGCTCATAGAATTGGGGAAGCGTGATTCCTCACGGCTCCTTCCTTCGGTGCTGGTTGAGGCCGGCTATCGCCAGCACAATGACCGCGCCGACGGCGAAGACGGTATTCCCAATCAGGTCAACGGCCCCTGTGGTGCCGATAATCGGAGTATGAGGGAAGCCCTGCCAGGCGTATGTCAACAAGGCGCCGCCGGCCAGCGCGAGTTCGTGGCTGGCGCCCCACCCCACACGACGCGACCACCGCGTGACGAGAACGGCAATCCCGGCAAATGACACGAGCCAGACACCAACGGTCGCCCAGCTTGGCAGATAGAGCCCGAGCGTGAAGAAGCTCGAGGCTAGCAGTGACACGACACCGACCACCCACGGGTTCGGCGCGAGGCGATCGACATCAGGAGGCGGACGCCGACCGATCGCAAATGCCGCGACGATCAGGGCCAAGACGACGACGATCGTGCCGAGTCGTTGTTGGGTCGAAGCAACGAAGCCTTCTTGATCGTTCGTCAGGGAGTAGTTGACAATCGCGCCAAGAAGGAACAAGGCCCCGATCACCGCCAAGCCGGGCTTGCCGAGCCACGGCGTCGTATTCCGGTTGAGGACGAACCCTTCGACGAGCGCAATCGGAACGGCGATACTCCAGACCGTGTGCAAGGTTAGGACATAGATCGTCCACCACGCGCCTATGCCGAGGAGGGGGATGTGCGTTGGACCGAGCAAGTCGAAGCCGAAATACGACGGGTTGAACAGGGACTGGGTGACCAAGCCCTCTTCGATCACGGCATAGGCCAAGGCGAGCATCAGCATCGTCGGCCAGCCGCGCCCGGTG contains these protein-coding regions:
- a CDS encoding DUF2306 domain-containing protein is translated as MTIVGTIHFVAAVAAIVLGAIVLRQGPKGGPRHRRIGWTYLLAMLTVNATAFTLYGLFGGFGPFHVAAVVSLAGIVAGMLAARRARRARLANQRFLRAHRVEVHFWWMTFSYVGLVAALASEAITRLPATRAIGGGAGAIFAAAVGGVTALVFAVGSYLIVTRRARTLEPFRAHGAP
- a CDS encoding VOC family protein; this translates as MRTERPEPILRSLDLAATRSFYESLGFTPWFRGTGYEIVSRGNLVVHFEEHRALNPDENRDACYWRVTDADALHSEFTRLNLPSTGIPRITPPEDEIWGMREFTLKDPSGNLVRIGHDLDASSAYVPSAPHT
- a CDS encoding DinB family protein; protein product: MQRFVLVAVLTLSAPALHAQSARDTTTMLLRGGFQEVSGWISQAATLVSAEQYTYRPTAGVRTVGELLAHIADGYIWYCSNAAGRQTEWSDATEKGPLDKATLQRRLQSATDACIAAYARGSQMPLLQNIGHASLHYGNLVTYLRMMGLTPPSS
- a CDS encoding DUF1624 domain-containing protein, giving the protein MTRVQSVDLLRGVVCVLMAIDHVRVYSGIPAGGPETGVFLTRWVTHFVAPMFCFFAGTSAWFHGRQLADVGALRRFLVSRGLLLVVLELTVIRFLWAFEVGTGFVLAGVIWMLGWCMVLLAPFVGMRARRVGIIGIAIVALQQLLALVPQIVPAAARHGFGYVWNFIYPAGTEPWSGIQILYVLVPWVGVMLAGYALGALWERETADRERILRRLGVAMTISFLVLGGALAATGAEEGGTLPFWMRLLNQQKYPASQLFLLMTLGPAIALLPWAERAQGWVARALTTIGRVPMFYYLSHILVIHLLAIATMWMRFGEFRHEWYATAPYTWLPDHRWDLVTLYAVWAVAIAVLYPLCAAYARRKATRPAPWMRYL
- a CDS encoding histidine kinase is translated as MSAPRLKPWMLVSAIWLWPAIFGVVNRLVQGRLQDWGPASASELLFQFWDWVAYALVTPAIFWASTRWPVVGERLRRHFAIHLGLALLFCVVWAVVGKLLQLVLGAIFEPDALLKAISDAGPDLGFVVARNVVSWIATTVPFGVVVYTTVAALAHAISYFAEARDRELQLARLSEQLATARLSALQAQVNPHFLFNTLNTLVVLVRDGDRAGAVRIIELMSEVFRRILRRDPNDESALDDELELVRQYLAIEAARFPDRLRVTFDIARGLETAAVPSFALQHLVENAIRHGIARREDAGQLWVTVARIADLLVLTVVDDGIGITGGEPPAGHGIANTRERLRALYGPQASLTVEPRAEGGTVASLRIPHRERVQGGTDAGR
- a CDS encoding response regulator transcription factor; translated protein: MPVAEWGVLIADDEPAARRGVRQLLDKHPRFTVVAECRNGSEVLRSLDEARPHVVFLDIQMPGVDGFEVVRRRTPERMPAVVFLTAYDEFALKAFEAQALDYLVKPVNEARFAATMHRLARMLRGHAAHGGDSGIAVSTARGTAVVRLSEIEVIESADNYARLWVGTRSYLVRESLDSLERRVGPRGFVRAHRQALVRTSAIREFVRTGPGEGVLILATGSRVPVSRRRLAAVRGVLRKQGSV
- a CDS encoding N-acyl homoserine lactonase family protein, with translation MLWETGVPDSVATYPAGITAPSGVIVWYLDRTLRDQLASLGIRPEDITYVAFSHSHGDHIGNARAFTQSTLLIQGSEFDFALTAMPASIDVAQRTARLAGDHDVFGDGSLTIISTPGHTPGHQSLLVTLRETGPLLLSGDLVHFQYMWDHGVVPSFNIDLAQSLASMERVREMLTAQGAQLWIGHDKDFAATIERAPYSYR
- a CDS encoding DinB family protein is translated as MSNHIQEVCHELTEVTHAARVAFGPLSAEQLNWKPSAESWSIAQCLDHLITINRFYFPLLESMSTDTPGPTFWERHSPLSGFLGKFLIKTLGPEYPKRTKTSPKAEPSASAIDARILDTFARHQGELIEHLRRIPSSIDLKGTIVTSPLLGWVTYRLEDCLTMLAVHEKRHLLQARRVMEAAGFPKAV